Proteins from a genomic interval of Salvelinus sp. IW2-2015 linkage group LG14, ASM291031v2, whole genome shotgun sequence:
- the LOC139028732 gene encoding octapeptide-repeat protein T2-like, with translation MGKKQVSTRTERQVSGKHGKTVEKLDAGLENGRQLQRQRDSQRKIGRQSENERGPKVRQKRQSEKLGDSQRNERSQEETGRHVEKPRRQLEKWECGASSVITQGGKARRTLENGQTVSQIDRETVRETSGEQSEKQTQLEKPGRQSEKTETELEKQGDVEKRETRLRELGETSEKRETSQQQQ, from the coding sequence ATGGGAAAGAAACAGGTCAGcacgagaacagagagacaggtcaGCGGAAAACATGGGAAGACAGTCGAGAAACTGGACGCAGGGCTAGAGAATGGGAGACagttacagagacagagagacagtcagagaaagATTGGGAGACAgtcagagaacgagagaggtCCCAAAGTAAGACAGAAGAGACAGTCCGAGAAACTGGGAGACAGTCAGAGAAACGAGAGAAGTCAGGAAGAAACTGGGAGACATGTAGAGAAACCGAGACGGCAGCTAGAGAAATGGGAGTGCGGCGCATCGAGCGTTATTACACAAGGTGGAAAAGCGAGACGCACGCTAGAGAATGGGCAGACAGTCagccagatagacagagagacagtcagagaaacTTCGGGAGAGCagtcagagaaacagacacagctAGAGAAACCTGGGAGACAGtcagagaaaacagagacagagctAGAGAAACAGGGAGACGTCGAGAAAAGAGAGACACGTCTAAGAGAACTGGGAGAAAcgtcagagaaaagagagaccagTCAGCAGCAACAGTAA